From a single Planctomycetia bacterium genomic region:
- a CDS encoding tetratricopeptide repeat protein, translated as MPTSHELYDEADRLKDQGKLDEAAAKMLEITVQDPPFALAHAALAVILGRLGRHEDAIEHGRKVCELQPDDAFSYTALSVTYQRAYAGTGNMTYIRDAEDAMAKSRTVQGH; from the coding sequence ATGCCAACCAGTCACGAGCTCTATGACGAGGCCGATCGCCTCAAGGATCAAGGCAAACTCGATGAAGCCGCGGCGAAGATGCTGGAAATCACCGTTCAAGACCCGCCGTTCGCGTTGGCACATGCGGCGCTCGCGGTGATTCTCGGCCGCCTGGGACGCCACGAGGATGCGATCGAGCATGGCCGCAAGGTTTGCGAACTGCAGCCCGACGACGCCTTCAGCTACACGGCGCTCAGCGTCACGTACCAGCGCGCCTACGCCGGCACCGGCAACATGACGTATATCCGCGACGCCGAAGATGCGATGGCCAAGTCGCGCACGGTGCAGGGACACTGA
- a CDS encoding PfkB family carbohydrate kinase: MIALERLAELVAAFPRLTIGLVGDLFLDRYLHLEPGWHELSIETGLEAYQITSVRNSPGALGTVMNNLAALGVGRLVPTTVVGDDGASYDLLKELNKLPVEVSHIVRDAERLTPTYTKPLRRDEQGTWRELNRLDLRNNRPLSPASEERLLAELEQVFRTTDGLIVLDQVNEEGWGVINPRVRERLKELAARHPDKLMFIDSRRHIDRFTAGVLKPNRVECLHAMGLPTPAEGAPIPRAILDDAARGLAQRTGRPLFCTMSEEGILVVRPDGEAMRVPSFPVSGPIDIVGAGDSATAGIVASLLSGATPVEAAAVGNLVASITIQQLGATGTATPEQLLARGAEATRLTAPAQ; encoded by the coding sequence ATGATCGCGCTGGAACGACTCGCCGAATTGGTGGCCGCGTTTCCCCGGCTCACCATTGGGTTAGTCGGGGACTTGTTCCTCGATCGCTACTTGCACCTGGAGCCCGGTTGGCACGAGCTATCGATCGAGACCGGACTCGAGGCCTATCAAATCACCTCGGTGCGCAACAGCCCCGGAGCGCTCGGTACGGTGATGAATAACCTGGCGGCGCTCGGCGTTGGGCGCCTCGTGCCCACGACCGTCGTCGGAGACGACGGCGCCAGCTACGACCTGCTGAAAGAGCTGAACAAGCTGCCGGTGGAAGTCTCGCACATCGTGCGCGACGCGGAGCGGCTCACGCCGACCTACACCAAACCGTTGCGGCGCGACGAACAAGGAACGTGGCGCGAGTTGAATCGCCTCGATCTGCGCAACAACCGTCCGCTGTCGCCGGCGAGTGAAGAGCGATTACTGGCCGAATTGGAACAAGTGTTCCGCACGACCGACGGTTTGATCGTACTCGATCAAGTCAACGAAGAAGGTTGGGGCGTGATCAACCCGCGCGTGCGCGAGCGATTGAAGGAACTGGCCGCGCGGCACCCGGACAAATTGATGTTCATCGACAGCCGTCGGCACATCGATCGCTTCACCGCCGGCGTGTTGAAGCCCAATCGCGTGGAATGCCTGCACGCGATGGGCCTGCCGACGCCGGCCGAGGGCGCACCAATTCCGCGCGCGATCCTGGACGACGCGGCGCGCGGACTCGCGCAGCGGACCGGGCGACCGTTGTTCTGCACGATGAGCGAGGAAGGCATCCTCGTCGTGCGCCCGGACGGCGAAGCGATGCGCGTGCCGTCGTTCCCCGTTTCCGGACCGATTGATATTGTCGGCGCAGGGGACAGTGCCACAGCCGGCATCGTGGCTTCGCTGCTTTCCGGCGCAACGCCGGTGGAAGCCGCGGCCGTGGGAAATCTGGTCGCTTCGATTACCATTCAACAGCTCGGCGCCACTGGCACGGCGACGCCGGAGCAGCTCTTGGCGCGCGGGGCGGAAGCCACGCGTCTCACGGCGCCGGCACAATGA
- the lpxA gene encoding acyl-ACP--UDP-N-acetylglucosamine O-acyltransferase, which produces MKIHPLAVVSPQADLAMDVEIGPFAVIEAGAKIAEGCKIGSRAVIKTGTRLGPNNEVFEGAVLGGLPQHLKMPETLGDVVIGARNTFRENVTVHRGMTPEHPTVIGDQNLFMVNVHVAHDCVVGNNVIVANNTMLAGHVEVADRAYVSGAVGVHQFCRIGRNAMVGGQAHIVKDVPPYVTIDGTSSLIVGLNQVGLRRGGFTTADVLQLKAAYRLIYRSGLTWNNAMAELNREFNSGAAAAFCEFFATGKRGFTPERRMPPNATIRIRHDFNEDEQQRRAAAG; this is translated from the coding sequence GTGAAGATTCATCCCCTGGCCGTCGTAAGCCCTCAGGCTGACCTGGCAATGGACGTAGAAATCGGTCCCTTCGCGGTGATCGAAGCCGGGGCGAAAATCGCCGAGGGATGCAAGATCGGCAGCCGGGCGGTGATCAAAACCGGCACACGGCTCGGGCCGAACAACGAGGTCTTCGAAGGCGCCGTCCTCGGCGGCCTGCCGCAGCATTTGAAGATGCCGGAGACGCTCGGCGACGTGGTGATCGGCGCGCGGAACACCTTCCGTGAAAACGTCACGGTCCATCGCGGCATGACGCCGGAACACCCCACGGTGATTGGGGACCAAAACCTGTTCATGGTAAACGTCCATGTCGCGCACGATTGCGTGGTGGGCAACAATGTGATTGTCGCCAACAACACAATGTTGGCCGGCCATGTGGAAGTCGCGGACCGCGCCTACGTTTCCGGGGCCGTCGGCGTCCATCAGTTCTGCCGGATCGGCCGCAACGCGATGGTCGGCGGGCAAGCGCATATCGTGAAGGATGTGCCGCCTTACGTCACCATCGACGGCACCAGTTCGTTGATTGTCGGGCTGAATCAAGTTGGTTTACGGCGCGGCGGCTTCACCACCGCCGACGTCCTGCAACTGAAAGCAGCCTACCGGCTGATTTATCGCAGCGGCCTGACCTGGAACAACGCCATGGCAGAGTTGAACCGTGAGTTCAACTCCGGCGCCGCGGCGGCGTTCTGCGAGTTCTTCGCCACCGGGAAGCGCGGCTTCACGCCGGAACGACGGATGCCGCCGAACGCGACGATCCGGATTCGTCACGATTTCAATGAGGACGAACAGCAGCGCCGCGCTGCGGCTGGCTAA